The genomic stretch TGTCCacttctatctttttaaaaattctgcagaATAAGGACCAAAATATATGACTGTCTATCATAAAGAATCATCTCAGTTTATCTTCATCGCTTCTTTCTAATCTCATCTGTCGTTCTGCTTTTCAACCTTCTCCATACTTTTTCAGATCTTTGAACTTATTGCTCCTGCTGGAAGAAAGCAGACTGTAATGGTTTAAGTACAATAAAGATAACTACCCAGTCGTTTGATGTTTTATGGTACCTTCTTTGAAGATCACTCCTCCCCATCTGCAGTCCACGTATCATTCTGTAGTGTTTCAAATATATTACCTACCTTTAggtataataattatttttctgggCACCTCTCTCCCACACTGagttttcttgctttttacttatttttttggtcataattatcataaaaatgaatacagattACACAAATGAACTAGTTAGAGCTTTTGTAAAGCAAAAGTGCAAAATCTCAGATCCTTAAAATGCATAATTTATGGGACATCTTTTTAACTTTGTAGCTCAGTGTAtgctaatttcttattttcagctgttttttgaaaaagtgttattaaatttgattaaattttctctctcctaGTGCATCTACAACTTAAGTAGCCATCTACCCTtattctactttttctatttttaaggtaatacatatacatgtataagaATCTTATATgcagatacatatacatatgtgcagTTTGCATTATTGGAATAACCTATGTTTtcctttcagaaaggaaaaaataagggaGCAGTGTGATTGGAATAACTTAATCCCTAAATTCAACtattttaagtaatttgaaaTAGTTGAATTTAGGAAAAGTAAACCCATTTACAGGAGGAAATCTTAAACAATTACTAGAAAAGAGTGCAGCTTACAGGAGTTACTTATGAGAATCTGACTTTTGGAATACTGCAAATAGTATAGTCCATACTTGTTCTTGAACTTTATTGATTAACTGGAAAAAATTCCAACTTAATAGGATTCCTCTTTATGtttagaaacttttaaattgGAATAGTTGAAGATTGAATGGTAGGTTTTACCTACTCAAAACATGGCATACACATTTATTTAAGCCTACATTTCCTATGATCCTATGAAGACACAAATTGTTTAGATATTCCAAACTTTGATTGCTATCAGTCAGGTTCCAGTTATAAAATTcgaaaagaagaaatatagtgATAGTAGACCAGACTCAGACTCAGAAAACCACAAACAAAACCTTTTGTTAAGTATTAATGTTGTCTGagataaagcaaaacaaactatAGTCATTATTTGACACAGGGAGGGAGTTCAGAGGAAAGCAGGGATAGAAAATGATGCATTTTGTGGTTAAGTTGACTTTGTTTACATCTCAACTTTCTACTGTTTTACTTAGGAAAAATTACTTAATatccttcttcaattttttcatttataatgctCTTGAGTAATATTAgtaatcaaattttatttcaagcaAGGAAtagtgaaaaacattttttagccATCATTAGCTACTAATCTATATGAAATTTCAttgatattctttatttaaaatgctatattaaaaatttttttagagtcTAACATGACCTACAATCCCCTTTATCCTATTTTCCCCATGAGGTCTTAAAAGGCTTCAGCTATAAGTTCTCCTTCCACAGCAATTTTCAGGTACATAACTTTTGCATGGGAAGGTAATATTGAacttaataacaaaaacagatacacagagcaagtattttttttcagtaaagaaGGTAACTGACTTCTTTTAGGTTTTGGAGTCAGTTTGATTTGAATCCTATCTTATTGACTCATACAGTAATCAGTATTGAGTACCTCCTACACACAGATGAATTGGGAACATAGTAATGAAGAAAATAGACATAACCTCTGCCCTCATAGAGTTAAAGTTCTACTAACTTTAACTAGGCAGTAAGGCCTAACTATAAAATATAAGTGATCCTTACCTGACAGAATAATTTgtatgattaaatgagataatattgaAAGAATATAGCATGTGGTACTAGGACATACTGGGCACTCAAGTGTTCATTTGTCTTCTATTGCAAATATATGACACATATTACTAGTGTGGAAAGAATATAGTAAAGAAGGCATTAAAACTTATATGTCATGAGTtcaaatttattgaaaatttataatttcgGAAACTAAAATTTGCTACTGTAGATTTGAAAGTCTGAATGTTGATGAGGAAGAAATATATGGGcataaagtgtttaaaaattctgattcttTGGTGAAAATGATATTTTGTAGGTTTTTATAGAACTTTCTGCTAATAGATTGTGGTTTTGAATGCTTTATAGCTATACTCCTATCCCAACTCCCTGACAATCCATGCTTTCTTGGAACTGAATCCAGGAATGCTCtacactgagatacatccccagtcccttttatttttttattttgagaatttaccCTGAACTTGTGAatttagccttgaacttgtgatcctcctgcctcagctcctgagttactgggattgcaAACTTGTGAGCCACTGCACTGGCTTTAGACAGATAGGCTCTTAACAACTGTGCTTCACtgcttctaaaaagaaaaataggagttTTTAAACATCGACCCTGCATTCACATTATTctgaatatatcttttttttctgctCATTTATTCAGTgagatatttgtatttgtttttttcttttcaatagctGTCATGGATGCACTAGTAGAAGATGATATCTGCATCTTGAATCATGAAAAAGCCCAAAGAAGAGATACATTGACTCCTGTCTCAATATATTCAGGAGATGAGTCTGTTGCTTCACATTTTGCCCTTGTCACTGCATATGAAGACATCAAAAAACGACTTAAGGATTCAGAGAAAGAGAActctttcttaaagaaaagaataagatttttggaagaaaaggtaatttcttctattttcattacattttatgatatggaaaataattcagaatatttaaaattttaagtattttctgtccTATATTCCATGGTTTTGCTAAATTTCCAAGGATAACTCACTACAAATTTCAAACTCTGGCATTAAATGTATTCTGTTTTTCATATAATGTGCTTGGCAAATTTTATAGATTAGGATTTAACAGATTGGAAGAGTTATATTcctagtatttttctttcttcatttttcagattgcCTTACCTTCATAGCTGTATATATCTTACTCAGAACTTTGAAATCTgtgcaaaaataaatgacataccaaagaagaaaattaagtgtCAAAGGAGAAAGCTCCAGAACgttgttttaatatttagtaAGGTTTTCACCAGGACTGAAATCTTCACCTCTacattctcatttattctttcacatatataatagaaataattacTTTAACTGATAAATTAatgttgtttactttttcatttagaaaacttCCATATATTATGGAGCAGGGTAGCTGATTTACTGTGTCACAGACATTATGGTTTCAGTGTTGGAAAATATTCCTCAgtcatccatttatttttgagttttaaagtTTGACTTCTCAGTTGTATTTCTTTAACTcagatttgtattttatcttataaATAGCAGCTTCCATAAAGGGTGAAGAAAATGGGTTCTCAGCAGCCAAAGAAATGAATTATCCTATATTAAAAAAACTCGGACAATGAAGCTGGTAGAGTTCACTTCATGTAGAGGAAAGTAAAGCGAGGGGAgtcagttataaaaataatgataatttcattacatttataGTAATTAAGTAAATTAGTAATACACTAGGATAAAGTGAGAAAAGGAAACTTTTGGGAGCTTATAGctgtattcatttaaaattcagtagAAAAATGGGATTTGGTATATAGTTATGTTTGGAATTAATTGTGTACTTTGTGAACAGTAAGCCTATTAATTCCAATTGTGGAATAATATAAGATTTAGTGAAttaacacatttctttctcttttttttcttttttttcacatttatttcttaaaatgtcaaatatgacttcattcactatttttttcagaTAGTGGAAATTAGGTACTACAGACTAAGCACTTCAACAGAATGGTGTACTCTGTTGTAGTGTGATGGTTTAATATATTACAAAACAGATACTATAGAGCATACAGTGCTGGTTAAGTAAAAGCATAGAACACTTTTAAAAGTATTCTATACTGTTTTGCTTTCTTAATCAGTAAAGATTAATTATTTGGAAGAACAATATTCAGTTATAGGCTGGGCTCTATCCCTGCATTAAAGTGGTATGGAGCCATCAGAAAACTGACggacctttttcttttcctatagaATATTCTCTTAaacttcattttctgattttataccATTAGCTTGTAGGAGCTCGATTAGATGAAGAAACAAGTTCTGTGGGACGAGAACAAGTAAATAAGGCCTACCATGCATATCGAGAGGTTTGCATTGATAGAGATAATTTGAAGAGCAAATTGGACAAGATGGTAAGTTGTTTTGAAAGAATTTACCTGTATGTTGCAGAAGTTTTCTCCAAaaggtttaaaatttaaaatgaggttgaatattttcatttttaatttaaaattaaaaacatacttaTTTaagacaaaatggaaatttttaataattatatttgtaaCTTATATACAAGAATAAGTACTTGATATGTGATGATACATAGgacttaaataaatacatataatgccactaacttattttgaaaaatcatgacATGGGagtcattatatttaaaaaaaaaaaaaaaaagccagtgaaTAATAATGTCATATATTAGATACAGTAGATTAGCAAGAAACTGAGTTCATTTTCCCATCTTGCCTTTAAAGGCTAGAATGAGTTTTTTCAACATCTACCTGAAAATTAGCATATAATACCAACCTATAGATTTTATTGAATGTAATTTGGCATTTTCCCTACTTAACTAGAATAAAGACAACTCTGAATCTTTGAAAGTATTGAATGAGCAGCTACAATCTAAAGAAGTAGAACTCCTCCAGCTAAGAACAGAGGTGGAAACTCAGCAGGGTATGCCAATTACTTGTTATAAATATTCTAACAATCATTTTTCCATATGTGtgttaatattatcattttacttttaggCTTATGTTTTTCTGTTCTGCTTTTACACAATATCAACTccttttcatgtttaatttttaaaatcgtacatttttagagaaaaatttgttAGTTCTTATCTAGCATTAGTTTATGATAGAGTAGGAAAGGAGTTAAAAACCCCATCCTCATCAAAACTTCAAGGTCCTGGCTTATCTATCTTATAGAACTTTTTGCCCACAATTAGACATGCATTCATGGATTagtttcaggttttgttttgttttgttttgttttattcctgaAGGTTTTTTAAAGCTACAAATTAGATGTTGGGGTGGGAAGTTAGATCTGGGAGTTGTGGATAATAGTCTGTTCCTATGAACATTCTCATGAGATAAAGTTAATAGGAGTAGGCTTTTGAGAGATCTTTGAATAGAAAATGAATGTGAGATCTCTTACGGtaattggttgttttttttttttttttttttttttttttttttttttttttggtagatggaAAGACTAAAAGTACTAAGTCAAAGATAAAGCAGTTCTATAGTATAATGTttctgaacaaaattattttgacacCATGTTCTGGACCTGTTGGTCAAACTTTATTCTTTCTGAAGGGACTAGATGGAGTGATTAGCTGAGcctcaatttattatttttgtcattattttaagtTTGGCTTATGCAAAACATATTACTGATATTGTCTACATTTTAGCATTTGCTTGATGTGTGTGACATCTTAAAATTCCATACTGACAAATTTATACTTTTAACTTAATGAAATCAGAGATGGAGTGGTTCATACATTCTAAAGCAAGATTGTTAGAGTTCTTATTTTCATTAGCATAGATCTTTTAAAGTAATTACcgtttcttttaaaacaaaaccgTGGTTGtacctgttttgtattttatgttatCTACATTTTATCAGCATAACATTTTTAGAATTGCAATCAATGTAAAAGGCAAGGGATAACAATTTTTATGTCCATCCTTTTTGTAGTGATGAGGAATTTAAATCCACCTTCATCAAACTGGGAGGTGGAAAAGTTGAGCTGTGACCTGAAGATCCATGGTTTGGAACAAGAGTTGGAACTAATGAGAAAAGAATGTAATGATCTTAAAATTGAACTGGAAAAAGCCAAACAAATGGTACTACAAAATTATTAATTGGgaaattaaatattctttgtgCATCATATGTAGGATTTCTTACTAAGTGTTAAACTATAGATTTATTATGAATTATAATTACTAGTGAACTCATTCCCTTGGGAAGTTCATGTTATCTTCTTTAATCATTTCTGCTAATATCTAATACATTATATACTTTTTAGCCAGACCCCAgaattatttaatgtatattttaaaaagatttatatttgaaaagGCTTATCAGGTTATTTATTGTAACTGTTCTTTCAAACTCcctttccttcagtttctttgggatttttttctataaagtttAAAGAGAATTAAGATTTTAGGTTTCCCATTTTATTAAacttaataatttgaattaaacATTGCAAAAGACAAGTTAATTTTTggaattctttaaaaacttaccaccaacaaagaaaactatagTCTGCTTCTTTCCAGAAGAATAATACTTTAGGGGCAACTTTTAACTATTAGCAAATAGCTGAGAATTCAAGCATTGGGAAAGAACCAAACCTGCCAAGCTGTAATAGTGTAGTTAGCCTTATTCATCCAGTAAAACATAATCTGATGCTCTAGGTCCTTCCCAGGAGTGTGTTTACTAATAATATACATTAAGCTCTAATAAGCATGGCCATATGTTTTCAGGTATCATGGCAGATAGTGCTCAGAATGAAAGAAAGTGATAAAGAAGCAGGGGAGCATGAGAGCACTATACTACCACATGCAAAATGTGAAATAGttattgaaagaaattgaaaaacttaGTAGCCTGAAACAAATAGTCATTTCATGCATTCATGTATTTCAAACTAGGTGTAATCAGTTAAATAATCCTCAGCTCAACCATTTTGACCACCAAAGCTTTCTAATACTATTGAGGAACTATCTGCCGTTCCATATTCCTCTGGGATCCTGTTATCTAAAAGAGGAACTACCTCCTGTACTTCTGATTGCCAGCCAGGATTCTGCCCCTGAATCCCAAGTGTTCATAGATAGAGCTAATACTTCTCTCTTCTATAATGTAGTCTTTATCAGAGGTGGCCACCAGATAAGAATGAGCCAATATAAGAATAATACAATATTCTGTCTCAGTTATAACCAGAAGAATTCCTCTGAACTGAGCAACTAGAACTTCCTTTGGTGCCCCTAGCTGTAGTAAAGGGGAAACACTATAAAAATTAGTTAACTCCTGTTAGAGCCAACAAAAAgccaatggtttttttttttcctacttgtcATTGGAAGTTGATTTTCCCAACTTTGAACCTGTGGCTGGCCACACACTACTGTTTCTTCAAAAGCTTCCAGTATCCTTTCCATAAGCCTCATTACCATAGCCACTGAGaggcttctttttaaaagatgtgcttgcaaaaaaagatttgaattatttgatttgttttggtcagcttttttgctattgtgaccaaaaatacctaacaagaacaattagaggaggaaaagtttatactGGGCCTTACaatcagaggtcttagtccataggtgGCCAAGGGGGCTCAAGCTGAGGCATATAATCATGGCAGGTTGTGGTGGGGAAAATTAGGtaggacatggccaccaagaagcagaaagaaagagttCTCATcactgggacaaaatataaaacccagagAGAGGCACAgccccaatgacccatctcctgCAACATCACCCtgcctgctttcagttaccagttaatccctagcTGGGAATTAGTTCACTGATAGGGTTAAAggtgtcataacccaatcatttcacctctgcaccttcctacattgtctcacatgtgagctttttggggaacaccacatctaaaccataacagtaactTTTATACATGGTGAATATTTTATTGTAGCGTAGGAAGCGTTGTCACAAAATCTTAGAAGTCTGGCTCATAATTGTGCTGCTTATCACTGTAAAATTAGGAAATTCATTTAACTTGTTagggaattattttctttagatgTTAAGTACCTATTTTTTTCATGAGAGTTAAATTATTGTATGTAAAGCAGTTAGCATAGTACCTAGAACTTAGTGTATTGAGTAAGTAAATCTTTTCCAAAAGACTTAATTAGGGAAATCCAGAGAGGCTCCTAGTCTCTATGTTTGAGGGGCTAGAGGATAGTTTTGGTTACTATTAATTACTCTTTTCCACTAGATGGTGCTAGGGAGTGAATTTGCTTTTAGCTTAGATCTATTATAAGCACCCCAATCACAgaaaaacagacatttattgtggaagaaactttaaatgaaaaaagttttttttttttttttttttttttttttttaatgatgaaattaGAGACAAGAAACTTTCAAAACTTGAAGGTGAGATaagggagggggaaaaagatttaaaacatgACCCCCATTCTCAAGCATTTAAGCGGTAGCAGCTGTGAAGTAAAAATGTTCATAActatcataaagaaatgaattgaggaagaatgaaaataacaatatCAAAGGTTCCAAATTAAAATCTCGATGTTGTAAAATCTTGatgcccttttaaattttatttcagaggCGTTACTGATTAGAATCCTGTTGAATGTGGAATCTTAAAACAATCCAAGAAAGAGATTTATATTCACGCTAATAAACTTGCTTATACTTATAGCCcaatatgcaaatattaaaatggTACTTTCTTTTAAATGTACTCTATAATACCTTCTGGAATGTGTAATAGCATCCTACTTGGAAATATTAGGGTTTTaggggtttttttggtaccagggattgcagCCAGGGGGGGCACTGAACtgttaagccacatccccagtccttttttaccACAGGGTTTCtgaagatggctttgaactcaccatcctcctgcctcagcctcccaagttgctgggattacaggcatgtgccaccacacccagctagggttttcatttttattttaaagtattttgttaGTGAATTCTATTAGTATTTGGTGTTAGTGAGGTCATGGTGTCAGAGGTAGTTCcacttttagattttctttatcccCCAATATTCCAGCATTTACATTTAGACCACTTGATCctataaagaaatacaaactcTGGAGCTGAAGAAGTATAAGAAACTTTggtaaaaatggaatttttatagaTGTCTAAGGTCCCTAAAAGTAGCCCATATAGAGGTTCAGATTGTGAAATTGTGAATTAAAGGTTCTGAGAAGTGCTATAGTATACAAACTTcatataatttgaatattatttccCAAGAATTTGTAGCCATGGGTCCCCTGAAACTCCTATATTGCATGAATTAGAATACAAACCCATTACTGCCTGCAAAGCATTGCAGACTATTAACTGGCTGTAAATAGTCTTTGCATATTAGAGCAATTCTTTTGTTAGACAGTagctggaaaaatattttgtacattttttataatacaaaaaagatgaaatactcaaaaaattttaagtttctcaTAATGTTTATTCACATGTACCTTGAATAAACAGCAGTGTGATAAAGTGTTGTACTATTTTGAATATAGACTACAGAAGATTGGTATGTTCAGATACGTTTGTAGGACTCCAAGTTCTTTGACatgagagaaattttattttctaacaaaaaTTCAGATATTCTATAAATAATTGAAAGTGACTTAGAAATATTTGTGATAGCTtggtggtatttttttaaaattggatatGAAATTTAGTTTTATGCTATTCAGTTATAGGTGTATTGTGTAAAATTTGAAACTTCTCTGGTAATACCGAGCTGAGAATaaacaaagtaataattataacttttcaacttttatttttttaaataaatgacagGATCCACCTCAGGAAGACAGTACGAAGAGCAGAGATCTCCAAAGACTAAGCATTTCAAGGTATGAAAATTCTTCAGTATTAGAATACTACATGTTTTTCCTCTGTAGGTCACTCTGTGTAGGTACCTGGATTTCTGTTTCGATtcaatcttaaaaacaaagcaaacagataTTATTTTGATGCTGAATTTAACCTCTGATCACAATGTACTTATAAAACCATTTTAACTGTCACTTAACAGCAGCCTTGAATTTAAGTAGTAGAAAGGTGCACATTGTGATGTCTTAGACAAAACTTCTgaacaataaataatatttcagataTGATTTTAAGGAACTAGCCATGTGGAAGTATTCTATAATAAACCCTGATTTTGTACATGAGAAATTACACATTTCTGTTTACAGTAATAGCCCTTTATCTGAAGGGCCAGCTTAGAAAACCTAAGTCTTTGGAATAGCATGAATGTTAAGAGAACTAGTCCTCCTTAGGTTAAGAACAGAAGAAGCTACCAGAGTTCATGCACTCCAGCAAATACTTTTTTTCTCAAATACTTACCATTTTTTCTTAAgtaccttctttttttaaaatattttttgtttctgttgtgttAGGATGCCATTTCTACATGAGTATCTTCCTTCCATTGAAGAACACTGATTTGACCTCAGTGTTCAGTCATTTGGATTTTAGAGTTTAGTGacctaaataaaatgtgaatagttTCAGACCTATTCCTATTAAAAATTTGCTTGAGAAAAATGATCAACTGAGGAAAACAGAGGAATCAGGAGAAGGCCCACCTTTTGTGTTAAATTGAgagcaataaatatttaagttttgtgAACTGACCATGCAATCTGTTAGAACTATTCAGTGCTGCTGTTGGAACAGCATTTTGATTGtgtcttcaaattttatttttgcagcaaggaagttttccttttttttttttaaataatgtgtctAGTACTGTGTTCATTTAAACTTTTCCTTAGAGGttcatcttatttcttttctccaatcAACTTGTGTGTCCCCTCATTAATTTTGTTGTACTTATCACTTTTATAAAGccactttaaatcatttcttaaaagaagcagggaacaaataaatacattgaatCAGAGTAGCTTAAATAAATGGGGTTATATAAAAACAGTATATTAGGAATACATGGTATAGGATAGGACTTCTTCCATTTGGGAATTACATAATTGTATCATATCCACTAAGAATAACTTAAAAACTTACTCCCTTCAAAAAATACCTGATTGAAGGCATCAGACAactaaaaagaaagtgaagaacc from Sciurus carolinensis chromosome 17, mSciCar1.2, whole genome shotgun sequence encodes the following:
- the Azi2 gene encoding 5-azacytidine-induced protein 2, translated to MDALVEDDICILNHEKAQRRDTLTPVSIYSGDESVASHFALVTAYEDIKKRLKDSEKENSFLKKRIRFLEEKLVGARLDEETSSVGREQVNKAYHAYREVCIDRDNLKSKLDKMNKDNSESLKVLNEQLQSKEVELLQLRTEVETQQVMRNLNPPSSNWEVEKLSCDLKIHGLEQELELMRKECNDLKIELEKAKQMDPPQEDSTKSRDLQRLSISSDNMQHAYWELKREMSNLHLVTQVQAELLRKLKTPTAIKKACTPVGCIEDLGKDGTKLHFTNFTATYKRHPPLSPNGKALCHTTSSPLPGDIKVLSEKAILQSWTDNERSIHTDGTDFQEHNSYGRNSLEDNSWVFPSPPKSSETPFGETKSKTLPLPNLPPLHYLDHHNQNCLYKN